The Rhipicephalus sanguineus isolate Rsan-2018 chromosome 7, BIME_Rsan_1.4, whole genome shotgun sequence genome includes a window with the following:
- the LOC119399162 gene encoding carbohydrate sulfotransferase 14 codes for MEESISPSIADVIEKVLFVRDPFERLVSAFEHKAGKPRDRERFFYDVCWDRILARNNGSNNTITNSTRAITFPQFVDYLLGVLVSQWDEHWAPYYSRCEPCLFRYNFVGHLEMAGQNMVLL; via the exons ATGGAAGAGTCTATTTCTCCGTCCATTGCGGATGTGATCGAGAAG GTGCTTTTCGTGCGGGACCCTTTCGAGCGTCTAGTCTCGGCCTTCGAGCACAAGGCCGGAAAACCCAGGGACCGGGAACGCTTCTTCTACGACGTCTGCTGGGACCGCATCCTGGCTCGAAACAACGGAAGCAACAACACCATCACCAACTCGACTCGCGCCATCACCTTTCCCCAGTTCGTGGACTACTTACTTGGGGTGCTTGTATCCCAGTGGGACGAGCACTGGGCGCCGTACTACTCCCGTTGCGAGCCGTGTCTCTTCCGGTACAACTTTGTGGGACACCTGGAAATGGCCGGACAGAACATGGTGTTGCTGTAG